A part of Oncorhynchus clarkii lewisi isolate Uvic-CL-2024 chromosome 17, UVic_Ocla_1.0, whole genome shotgun sequence genomic DNA contains:
- the LOC139369779 gene encoding cyclin-dependent kinase 2-like isoform X2 produces the protein MVKETEGVPSTAIREISLLKELSHPNIVKLCDVIHTENKLYLVFEFLHQDLKKFMDSSVSGISLPLVKSYLFQLLQGLAFCHSHRVLHRDLKPQNLLINAQGEIKLADFGLARAFGVPVRTYTHEVVTLWYRAPEILLGCKYYSTAVDIWSLGCIFAEMITRRALFPGDSEIDQLFRIFRTLGTPDEVAWPGVTSMPDYKPSFPKWARQELSKVVPPLDEDGRELLRQMLSYDPNKRISAKNALVHRFFRDVTMPMPHLRL, from the exons atggtgaa GGAAACAGAGGGAGTACCAAGCACTGCCATCAGAGAGATATCGCTCCTCAAAGAGCTCAGCCACCCAAATATTGTCAA GCTCTGTGATGTCATCCACACAGAGAACAAACTGTACCTGGTTTTTGAGTTCCTTCATCAGGACCTTAAGAAGTTCATGGACTCCTCGGTCTCTGGTATCTCTCTGCCACTTGTCAAG agttaCCTGTTCCAGCTGCTGCAGGGCCTGGCCTTCTGTCACTCCCACAGGGTTCTCCATCGGGACCTGAAGCCCCAGAACCTTCTCATTAACGCccagggggagatcaagctggcTGACTTTGGCCTAGCTAGGGCCTTTGGGGTGCCTGTCCGCACCTACACTCATGAG GTGGTAACTCTATGGTACCGAGCTCCAGAAATTCTTTTGGGCTGCAAATACTACTCCACAGCGGTTGACATCTGGAGTTTGGGCTGTATCTTTGCTGAAATG ATAACCAGGAGGGCCTTGTTTCCAGGCGACTCAGAGATCGATCAGCTGTTCCGGATCTTCCGTACCTTGGGCACACCGGACGAGGTGGCTTGGCCAGGGGTCACTTCCATGCCTGACTACAAGCCCTCCTTCCCCAAGTGGGCCCGACAGGAGCTGTCCAAAGTGGTTCCCCCACTGGACGAGGACGGGAGAGAGCTGCTCAGG CAAATGCTGAGCTATGACCCAAACAAGAGGATATCTGCCAAAAATGCCCTCGTCCATCGTTTTTTCCGTGATGTCACCATGCCAATGCCACACCTACGACTGTGA